The genomic interval GTGATGGATAAGATCCTCCACTGGACACCACTTTTCCGAACCACCCTGTCTTTTCTTCTGAGTAAAAGTCCACCGTCATATCATCAGATTGCCAGATCGGATAGTAAGGAAAACCCACTGGATTTGTAATGGCTCCGCCGCTATCAACTTGCTTCGGATCAAGACCGGTATCCACCGCGAACCAGACTGGCTCCATGTTCTTATGCTCGAATTGCTTTAATAGCTCATCTGTCGAGAATAACCGGTCCAATGATAGATAAGCTTCTGCCACAGTTCCCTCTGGGAGCTTCTCGAGCTTTACCCACTCATTATGGTTAAAGCGCTCCTCTTCCCGGCGGTTAGTCTCCTGCTGTTCGCTTTGATTTGCTGGTTTATAATCGGGATGATAGAAAATACTATTGCCCCCTATAATGTTTCCCTGCCAAGTAATCTGCGGAGCCGAGGCTAGATTCAACAGAAACCGCATCGAAAAATCTGCTACAGCAATCTCTTCGTCACCAACTCTCTTATTCAGCTTACCTGTAAAGTCCATTGTAAAAAAAGCATTACCTGTTCCATTCATATTGACCTTCAGATTGGGGTGGGAAACAGCGACTGCTGACTCCACAACATCCCGGTAAGCCTTCATCCGGTCCGGCGTGCCGCTCCCGTAAAATACACCAGTAATAATCATACTAATCACAGTCAGCACTAGTAGGACTGATAGTACCGTAAAGACATTCATCACCCGAGCCTTCCATTTGCCACGTCGGATAATAACGGCTTCTTTCAATGAAGGTATGCGATTACGCGTCGTCTGTCCATCCTCCCCCTCACGGGAAAGCTCCTGGTCTGACTGTGTGACAACTTCCTCCAAATAAGCTTGATAAACCTCCATCTTCTCCATTTCACGCTCTACTTCCTCACGCTCTTCATCAGTGAGCTTGCCTTCAGCATAATCCTGTAACTTCCGTTTGAAATCCTCACTCATTCTGATCCCTCCCCCTTTCTACCCTGTCCCCGTACCGCTTGCCGTGCTCGAAACAACAAAATCTTCACATGTGATAATCGGATATCCATAATGTCTGCAGCCTCCTGATACGTAAGCTGGTTAAAATCAATGAGCAGCATCGCCTGCTGCTGATTTTCCGGCAATCCGGATAAAGACCGCCCGATTTCGTTCCAACGCTCCTGACGCAACAGCTCATCCTCCGGGGTATGATGATCTGCAAGACGCTGAAAATAATCAGGGGTCTGCAGTGTTGTGCGGCTCTCCTTGCGCTTGTAATCTACATAAGCATTATAGGCAACCCGGAATAACCATGGCTTGATCTTCTCGTCTTGACAATTTTCCAAGTAAAGATATGCCCGGTAAAAGGTCTCCTGCATCAAATCTTCTGCCGTATGATGGTCGTAGCAGAGGGAGCGCAAGTAGCGATAGACATCCTGCACATAAAGCTGGTAAATATCATCCAGATGGTTTCCCTTCATTTTCTCCCCCCTGCCCTAATCACGAATCAGATGAACTAAAGTTACAGTTTACAGTCAAAAAAAACGGAAGTCGTCCAACTATTCAATTAATGACTCTGGATATAAAAAGCCATCTTAGCCCTGTTAACATTGCTAAAATGGCTTATTATTTGCATTCTAATTTCATTCCTCAGATATAAAGCGTTTGGGATAAACCGGAACAATTTTATAAATTTCTTGCCTCGGCAACCAATCCGTACTTTGTGCATTAATTACTTTTACATAATCTGTGAATTCAGGATCTTTAACATCAAGAAGAACACCCTCATAGGTAACTGTTGAGTCTAACTCTACAACGACTACATGTCCAATAAAATCATCGATCCGCATTAAGCCGCCCTCCTTATTTTAAGCAGTTCGACAAGATCAAAAACTATCCTTCAAAGATTGTTGCTTATTTTTTTACTATATATCATCCCGAAGTCATTAGGCGCAAAATTCGCAAGCATGTTCTAATCAGTAACCTCAACGGAGACCCGAACAACATAGCTATCCGAATCCATCTCTGAGAAGTAGTTGAGCAAATCCATTACGTACACATTCCCGCATACTTTCATTCCTTTGCGCTCAATGTATTTTTTAATAATGGAGCAAGCCTCTGAAATGCTCTCGTAAGAGCCTTTATGGTCCATAACAACATAAAAACCCTTGGGCTTGATTAGCATTCTGCCTCCCAAAATCGGCGCTTTAATCCTATTAGCTACATGGCTCCAAGAAAAGGTGCTGGATTCATAACTTTCTTTGCTTATAAGCGCCCAGATCGGAAATTCGTGATTGATAAAATGTTTTTCACAATAATTGCGATGTTCACTTAACTTAACAGCAAATTCCTCTTCGTCCCCTTGTTCGAGCGGCGTCGCGATTAAATACTCCATTTCACATTCTTCTATAGAAGGATTGTCCCGTAGCGTCTCCATCGATGTCTTCGTCATTTGAATGGCATTTTGCAAAATATCTTGCATCCGTTTGATTCGTAGCAGCTCTGCTTCCAATTCGCGATGCTTTTGATTAAACAACTCGATGAGACTCGAGGTGTTCCGGTTCTGGATAAAACCTTTGATTTGCTGAAGAGAGCTCCCAGCCTTCTTAAGCACATTAATAATATCCAAAATATAGGATTGGCGATGAGAATAATAGCGATATCCATTTACATGAATAAATTCAGGCTTTAAGAGCCCGATCTCGTCATAGTGAAGAAGGGTATGCTTTGTAACCCCGCTTATGCTGGCCAGTTTGCTGATCGTGAGGTAGCGACCGTTAATATCCGACATTGTGTATTCCTCCGAGTCCGAAAATCTCATAAACCGATACATGGATTATCGCTAAATTTTACCTAATGAAATTGGCTTTGACAATAGGGTAACCCTGTAGTTTAGAGTTAAGTCCAGAAGATTT from Paenibacillus sp. FSL K6-3182 carries:
- a CDS encoding anti sigma factor C-terminal domain-containing protein, which encodes MSEDFKRKLQDYAEGKLTDEEREEVEREMEKMEVYQAYLEEVVTQSDQELSREGEDGQTTRNRIPSLKEAVIIRRGKWKARVMNVFTVLSVLLVLTVISMIITGVFYGSGTPDRMKAYRDVVESAVAVSHPNLKVNMNGTGNAFFTMDFTGKLNKRVGDEEIAVADFSMRFLLNLASAPQITWQGNIIGGNSIFYHPDYKPANQSEQQETNRREEERFNHNEWVKLEKLPEGTVAEAYLSLDRLFSTDELLKQFEHKNMEPVWFAVDTGLDPKQVDSGGAITNPVGFPYYPIWQSDDMTVDFYSEEKTGWFGKVVSSGGSYPSLESYGDGEKRNGYFKKTLHMLQKNKGISTKVAPFLQLDHTIDYVEKNGVRLYGAVITGPVKELLKLREEPWVRDIRVGEVQLWNWQSRE
- a CDS encoding sigma-70 family RNA polymerase sigma factor, with protein sequence MKGNHLDDIYQLYVQDVYRYLRSLCYDHHTAEDLMQETFYRAYLYLENCQDEKIKPWLFRVAYNAYVDYKRKESRTTLQTPDYFQRLADHHTPEDELLRQERWNEIGRSLSGLPENQQQAMLLIDFNQLTYQEAADIMDIRLSHVKILLFRARQAVRGQGRKGEGSE
- a CDS encoding MerR family transcriptional regulator, which translates into the protein MSDINGRYLTISKLASISGVTKHTLLHYDEIGLLKPEFIHVNGYRYYSHRQSYILDIINVLKKAGSSLQQIKGFIQNRNTSSLIELFNQKHRELEAELLRIKRMQDILQNAIQMTKTSMETLRDNPSIEECEMEYLIATPLEQGDEEEFAVKLSEHRNYCEKHFINHEFPIWALISKESYESSTFSWSHVANRIKAPILGGRMLIKPKGFYVVMDHKGSYESISEACSIIKKYIERKGMKVCGNVYVMDLLNYFSEMDSDSYVVRVSVEVTD